GAAACCGATGCTGGAAATTCTGGCAGGCATCCCTTCCGTTGTTTACGGATACCTGGCGATTGTCTTTGTGTCTCCGATCATTCAGTATCTATTCCCCAGTGCGGGCGTGTTTAATGCTGCGAGTGCTTGTATTGTTGTGGGGATTATGATTCTGCCGATGATCATTTCCTTAAGCGAAGATATTTTGCAGTCTGTTCCCTTATCTTTGAGAGGGGCCGCATTTGCGTTAGGCGCGAATAAATTTGAAGTGACGGTACGCGTGGTTGTGCCGGCTGCGTTATCGGGAATCATTGCCAGCTTTCTGTTAGCCATTTCCCGCGCGATTGGCGAAACGATGGCGGTGACATTGGCCGCTGGTGCGACTCCCAAGTTGACGCTCAATCCGCTGGAGAGCATCCAAACGATGACCGCCTATATCGTACAAGTGAGCCAGGGAGACACTCCGACAGGTACTGTGGAATATCGCACGATTTTTGCCGTCGGTTTGACCCTGTTCATTTCCACGATGGCCATGAATATTATCGCACAATACATTCTCTCCCGCGTAGGAGAAGCATACGAATGAACCAAAGTAATATTGACCTCTACACAACCAAGCCGCGTGGCAGAGTGCCCAACTTCCTGTTTATGGCGTTCTGTTTTCTGGCGACGATGACCTGCGTATTGATGTTGCTGGTTTTGATCTGGAATATCATTGTCCAGGGAAAAGGCTGGTTGAGTTGGGACTTTCTCGAGCGACTGCCTTCCCGATTTCCTCACAAGGCGGGAATCAAGACTGCGTTATATGGAAGTATCTGGCTGATCGGTTTGACGGCATTGTTTTCCGTTCCCTTAGGAGTGGGCGCAGCCGTCTATCTGGAAGAATATGCTCCTAAAAACCGCTGGCGGAAACTGATTCAATTAAATATTTCCAACCTGGCAGGTGTGCCTTCGATCGTATATGGGATTTTAGGGCTGGGGTTGTTCGTGCGGGCTTTGGCCTTCGATCGAAGTATCCTCTCTGGTGCGTTGACTCTGACACTGGTGGTGCTGCCGATTATCATTCTGGCTTCCCAGGAAGCGCTGAGGTCCGTGCCTGATTCGATTCGCCGCTCTGCCTACGCCTTAGGGGCCACACGCTGGCAGACAGTCTGGTATCAGGTATTACCGGCTTCATTACCGGGAATTATGACGGGCGTGATCCTGGCCCTGTCTCGCGCATTAGGTGAAGCAGCTCCTTTAATTGTTGTCGGCGCAATGGCTTACGTGCCTTTTGTTCCGGAGAAACTTTCTGATGAATTCACCTCGTTGCCGATTCAGATCTTCAACTGGACCGCACGTCCTCAGGAAGATTTTCATCATCTGGCGGCTGCCGGCATTCTGGTACTGCTGGTTTTATTAGTGAGTATGAATGCGATTGCCGTATTTGTGCGACATAAATATGGGAAAAGAATCCGCTGGTAGGACCTGCGTTTTGAGTAGCAGAAAAAAAACGAAAAACAGGCACACAGAATTGATTAAAAGTAACTATAATTGGACTCAGCAAGGATTTTCAATCCATGGCTTCTACACCCTCGGTTAAAAAAGATATGCAACCATCCGATAAGGCGACTTCCGATTATTCAAAAGCTCCACTCGTTCGTCCTTCGATTCCTGATGGAAAGAGCATGCGGACTCCAGACGAATTAGCGCAGGCGACTGAAAAAATCAGCGTGCGAGATTTGTCATTCTATTATTCGGACAATCGTGCGTTAACGGACATTTCGCTTTCGATTCCCGAGCGTTGTGTGACTGCGTTTATTGGTCCGTCTGGTTGTGGAAAGTCAACGTTTTTGCGTTGCCTGAACCGGATGAACGATATGATTGAAGGAACACGGGTTGAGGGTGATATCTTACTGGAAGGTCAGGATATTTACTCTCCTCGAACCGATATTGTCACATTGCGAAAACGGATCGGGATGGTGTTCCAGAAATCAACGCCGTTTCCTAAGTCGATTTTTGATAATGTGGCCTTTGGTCCCAAGATTGCCGGGATCCGCAAGAAAAAAGTGTTGTACGAGATTGTCGAACAATCGCTGCAACGGTCGGCTCTGTGGGACGAAGTAAAAGATCGTTTGAGCGAATCAGCGCTGAATTTATCTGGCGGCCAGCAGCAACGATTGTGTATTGCCCGTGCGCTCGCCAATGATCCCGATATTTTGCTGATGGATGAGCCGGCGTCTGCTTTGGACCCCGCTTCGACGGCCCGCATTGAAGATTTAATTTTTGAGCTTAAAGAAGAGTATACCATTGTCATTGTGACGCATAATATGCAGCAGGCGGCACGCGTGTCGGATCAGGCTGCGTTTTTCTATCAAGGTTTGCTGGTGGAGTCAGGGGCGACGGAAGAGCTCTTTACGAATTCCAAAAAGCAGCAGACCGAGGACTATATTACCGGCAGGTTTGGGTAAGCCAATGACGAAACATTTACAGCGCGATATGGAATCGCTTGAAAGAGAAATCATCACTCAGTCTTCACTGGTGGAAGAGATGATTTCCAAAGCCAGCCGTGCACTGTATGAGGTGCAGGTTGATCTTGCGAACGAAGTCATTGAAAAAGAACGTGCTATCAATGAAAGCGAAGTCAAAATTGAAGAAGACTGCCTGAAGATTCT
This window of the Gimesia fumaroli genome carries:
- the pstC gene encoding phosphate ABC transporter permease subunit PstC; the protein is MTDERSKEEQSIEMELGEAAAMKLPRSTSLERGDGLLVRLRPFYEGLIHFSLFICASISVLVTVGIVIVLLYESVQFFFDVSIIEFLTGTRWTPLLKPQHFGILPLMCGTMLVAGGAAIVAVPIGLGTAIYLSEYASPRFRDIVKPMLEILAGIPSVVYGYLAIVFVSPIIQYLFPSAGVFNAASACIVVGIMILPMIISLSEDILQSVPLSLRGAAFALGANKFEVTVRVVVPAALSGIIASFLLAISRAIGETMAVTLAAGATPKLTLNPLESIQTMTAYIVQVSQGDTPTGTVEYRTIFAVGLTLFISTMAMNIIAQYILSRVGEAYE
- the pstB gene encoding phosphate ABC transporter ATP-binding protein PstB, whose protein sequence is MASTPSVKKDMQPSDKATSDYSKAPLVRPSIPDGKSMRTPDELAQATEKISVRDLSFYYSDNRALTDISLSIPERCVTAFIGPSGCGKSTFLRCLNRMNDMIEGTRVEGDILLEGQDIYSPRTDIVTLRKRIGMVFQKSTPFPKSIFDNVAFGPKIAGIRKKKVLYEIVEQSLQRSALWDEVKDRLSESALNLSGGQQQRLCIARALANDPDILLMDEPASALDPASTARIEDLIFELKEEYTIVIVTHNMQQAARVSDQAAFFYQGLLVESGATEELFTNSKKQQTEDYITGRFG
- the pstA gene encoding phosphate ABC transporter permease PstA, with amino-acid sequence MNQSNIDLYTTKPRGRVPNFLFMAFCFLATMTCVLMLLVLIWNIIVQGKGWLSWDFLERLPSRFPHKAGIKTALYGSIWLIGLTALFSVPLGVGAAVYLEEYAPKNRWRKLIQLNISNLAGVPSIVYGILGLGLFVRALAFDRSILSGALTLTLVVLPIIILASQEALRSVPDSIRRSAYALGATRWQTVWYQVLPASLPGIMTGVILALSRALGEAAPLIVVGAMAYVPFVPEKLSDEFTSLPIQIFNWTARPQEDFHHLAAAGILVLLVLLVSMNAIAVFVRHKYGKRIRW